A region from the Pyrinomonadaceae bacterium genome encodes:
- a CDS encoding ferritin-like domain-containing protein, producing the protein MNEQQLNELLYQALETELGGVQVYTTALECVQNEDLKEEWEKYLEQTQNHVQVMQNVITELGLDPETETPGRQVVRHHGESLVAAMKMALANDKPEAAELVATECVVMAETKDHQNWELMGEAAKKAKADVAKVLKAAVEEVEEEEDEHLYHTKGWARELWIKSLGMKAVLPPPEEEKKVKTAIGAARAKHARADML; encoded by the coding sequence ATGAACGAGCAGCAATTGAATGAGCTTTTATATCAGGCATTAGAGACTGAACTTGGCGGCGTGCAGGTTTACACCACCGCGCTGGAATGTGTGCAAAACGAGGATTTGAAAGAAGAGTGGGAAAAGTACCTCGAACAGACACAAAATCATGTGCAAGTAATGCAGAACGTGATCACCGAGTTAGGACTCGATCCTGAGACCGAAACACCAGGTCGCCAGGTTGTGCGCCACCACGGCGAGTCATTGGTAGCGGCGATGAAAATGGCGCTGGCAAATGACAAGCCCGAAGCAGCCGAACTAGTAGCGACCGAATGCGTGGTGATGGCCGAAACCAAAGATCATCAGAACTGGGAACTGATGGGCGAAGCGGCCAAGAAGGCCAAGGCCGACGTCGCTAAAGTCTTGAAGGCGGCAGTTGAAGAAGTTGAAGAGGAAGAAGACGAGCACCTCTATCACACGAAGGGCTGGGCACGCGAGCTTTGGATCAAATCGCTCGGCATGAAAGCAGTGCTACCGCCACCTGAAGAAGAGAAGAAAGTTAAGACCGCGATCGGAGCGGCGCGCGCGAAACATGCGCGAGCAGACATGCTCTAG
- a CDS encoding CocE/NonD family hydrolase has product MMLKRASTFVVAALLILLAAFPAVAQADLTKEQRELADYIKDHYTKREVYIPMRDGVKLFAVIYEPKDRDKKYPIMFDRTPYSVAPYGPKEFKTLLGPGELFAREGYIFVYQDVRGRYMSEGDYEDVRPYIHNKTGNQFDETTDAYDTVEWLIRNVPNNNGRVGVWGISYPGFYTSMTGIDGHPAVKAISPQAPIGDWFHGDDTNHNGALFLAQNFGFFAYMGQVRPSPTGSNDYVKPYPWGTQDGYKFFLEMGGLGKSGDLFWQKLGFRSKLWDQLLLHPNYDQFWKERNILPNLKNIRAAVMTVGGWYDNEDLYGALETYRHIEKQNPGIYNVLVMGPWFHGGWSRSDGDWLGTAYFGGKTGVHYRATYELPFFNYFLKDKGSIAQIKEVNGFDTGSYDWREFGDWSPTSSTDTPIYLLDNGQLKFGDGVAGKRPPDGAKVHDEYVSDPWNPVPYTQKITRNYPADFMTEDQRFAAMRPDVLVYQTEPLKEDITVAGNIKPEIFISSSGTDSDLVVKLIDVFPDDYEYPETGKKLSNGDPERIKPPDNSAWSVFRPGGYQMLLRGEPMPARFRDSFETPSPLIANRPTKISYVMPGVVHTFKKGHRIMVQIQSTWFPLVARNPQKFMPNYKLGTDADFQKATQRVYHSVQYPSRVLLPVMKR; this is encoded by the coding sequence ATGATGCTGAAACGTGCGTCAACTTTCGTCGTCGCTGCTCTGCTGATTCTGCTGGCTGCCTTCCCGGCAGTTGCGCAGGCCGACCTGACAAAGGAACAGCGCGAACTCGCCGACTACATCAAAGATCACTACACCAAGCGTGAGGTCTACATTCCGATGCGCGACGGTGTGAAGCTCTTTGCGGTTATCTACGAGCCGAAAGACAGGGACAAGAAGTATCCGATCATGTTCGACCGCACGCCTTATAGCGTCGCGCCGTACGGACCGAAAGAGTTCAAGACCTTGCTTGGACCAGGCGAGTTGTTCGCGCGCGAAGGCTACATCTTTGTTTACCAGGACGTGCGCGGCCGGTACATGAGTGAAGGCGATTATGAAGATGTGCGGCCTTACATTCACAACAAGACCGGCAACCAGTTCGATGAAACTACGGACGCCTATGACACGGTCGAGTGGCTAATCAGGAACGTGCCTAACAACAACGGACGGGTTGGCGTGTGGGGAATTTCTTATCCGGGTTTCTACACCTCGATGACGGGTATCGATGGCCACCCGGCGGTGAAAGCCATTTCGCCGCAGGCGCCGATCGGAGACTGGTTTCACGGCGACGACACCAATCACAACGGCGCGCTTTTTCTCGCGCAGAACTTCGGCTTCTTTGCGTACATGGGCCAGGTGCGCCCGTCGCCCACGGGCTCGAACGATTACGTAAAGCCGTATCCGTGGGGCACGCAGGACGGCTACAAGTTTTTCCTCGAAATGGGTGGGCTTGGTAAATCCGGTGATCTGTTTTGGCAGAAACTGGGTTTTCGCTCGAAGTTGTGGGATCAGTTGCTCTTGCATCCCAACTACGATCAGTTTTGGAAAGAGCGAAACATCCTGCCGAATCTTAAGAACATTCGCGCCGCTGTGATGACCGTCGGCGGTTGGTACGACAACGAAGATCTTTACGGCGCGCTGGAAACCTATCGTCACATCGAAAAACAGAACCCCGGAATCTACAACGTGCTGGTGATGGGGCCGTGGTTTCATGGCGGCTGGTCCAGGTCGGATGGCGATTGGCTGGGCACTGCGTACTTCGGAGGCAAAACCGGCGTGCACTATCGCGCCACCTACGAGCTGCCTTTCTTCAATTACTTTTTGAAAGACAAGGGAAGCATCGCGCAGATCAAAGAAGTCAACGGCTTTGACACGGGCTCGTACGACTGGCGGGAGTTTGGTGATTGGTCACCGACGAGCTCGACCGACACGCCCATTTACCTGCTCGATAACGGCCAGTTGAAGTTTGGTGACGGCGTGGCCGGCAAACGGCCGCCCGATGGTGCAAAGGTGCACGATGAATACGTCAGCGATCCGTGGAATCCGGTGCCGTACACACAGAAGATCACCCGCAATTACCCGGCAGACTTCATGACGGAAGACCAGCGGTTCGCGGCTATGCGGCCCGATGTGCTCGTTTATCAAACTGAGCCTTTGAAAGAAGACATCACTGTCGCCGGCAACATTAAGCCCGAAATCTTCATTTCATCCAGCGGTACCGATTCGGATTTGGTGGTAAAGCTGATTGACGTTTTTCCTGACGACTACGAATACCCTGAGACCGGCAAGAAGTTATCCAATGGCGACCCGGAAAGGATCAAACCGCCTGACAATTCCGCGTGGTCGGTCTTCAGACCCGGCGGCTATCAAATGCTTTTGCGGGGTGAGCCCATGCCCGCGCGCTTTCGCGACAGCTTCGAGACGCCGTCGCCGCTCATCGCGAACCGGCCCACGAAAATTTCGTACGTGATGCCGGGGGTCGTGCATACGTTCAAGAAGGGCCACCGCATCATGGTGCAGATCCAGAGCACCTGGTTTCCGCTCGTCGCGCGCAATCCGCAGAAGTTCATGCCGAATTATAAGCTCGGCACGGACGCAGATTTTCAGAAAGCGACACAGCGTGTCTATCACTCAGTTCAATATCCATCACGAGTTTTGTTACCGGTGATGAAGAGATAG